The following is a genomic window from Geoalkalibacter halelectricus.
AGCGGTGGAAATCACTTTCGACCCACAAACTCTGAGCTACGCGCAACTCCTCGAGGTTTTCTGGAAGAATATCGACCCCACGGATGAGGGCGGCCAGTTCGTCGATCGCGGCAGCCAATACCGCAGCGCCATTTTCTATCTCGACGAGGAACAACAGCGGTTGGCCGAAGACTCGCGCCGACAGTTGGAGCAATCGGGGCGCTTTCAGGAGCCGATCAAAACTGAAATCGTGCCGGCGACCACCTTTTATCCCGCCGAGCCCTATCACCAGGATTATTGCAATCTCAACCCGGTGCGCTACCAGATTTATCGCCAGGGATCGGGGCGGGATCGATTTCTGCGCAAGGTGTGGGAGGACGACAAAGGAGTGAAGCATCCTTGAAAAGCCCGGCCATCAGGTATAATAAGACCTATGAAATCAATCAGATTCGCGCTATTGATGATGGCCGTCGGCTTGGCATTTGCTTTTTTTTGGCAGCCTGTGGCCGAAGCGGCGGACGACCCGATTGTCCGCCATGATCTGACGGTGGAGTTGTTTCCCGCGCAAGGGCGCCTGGAGGCCGTCAGTCTACTGACCCTGCCACGTGCGGGCGCTTCGGCGCGGCTGTTTTTGTCACCCCAGGCACGGGTGAGCGAGGTTACACTCAACGGCGCATCCCTGCCCTACAACTTCATCCGCGGCATCCTCAACGTCAGGTTGCCCGCCGAGGAGCGCGGCCAGTCGGTCACCTTGGAGATCCATTACGCGGGCCGCTTTGCCGACCAACCACCGCAGGATCCCATCATGACCGAGGATCCGAGTTTCGGCGTCGCGGCGGCCATCACCGAGCAAGGAACCTTTCTCTCCGGAGGCAGCGGCTGGTATCCCGACCCGCGTCTGGGCAATGCCACCTGGCGCCTGAACCTGACGGCGCCGCCGGGATACCTGGCGGTCACCGCCGGGCGCCTCGTCGAGCAGACCACCACGGCCGAATACAGCCGCTCGGTGTGGGAAGAGCACATTCCCCTGGCCAACCTGACCGTCTCCGCCGGCCCCTACGAAGTGCAATCCATTCAGGTCGGCGAAATTCCCGTCAGCACCTATTTCTACCCGCACAGCCAGGACCTGGCGCAAACCTACCTTGATGCCACCCGCGAGTATCTGGAACTCTTCCAAGATCTGTTCGGTCCTTACCCTTTTGAAAAATTCGCGGTGGTGGAAAATTTCTTCCCGACGGGCTACGGCTTTCCCTCCTGGACGCTGCTCGGCAGCACGGTGATCCGTCTGCCCTTCATCCTTGAAACCAGCCTAGGTCATGAAATCGCCCATTCCTGGTGGGGCACCGGGGTGCGTGTCGATACCTCCCAGGGCAACTGGTCGGAAGGCCTCACCACCTATGTGGCCGATTATCTGTTTCTCGAACGCCGCTCCGCGGAGCAAGCCCGCGATTATCGGCTAAGAATCCTGCGCGATTATGCCGCCCTGGTAACCCCGGAACGTGACTTCCCCCTGACCCGTTTTCTGCGGCGCACCGACCGGCCGACCCAAGCGGTGGGTTACGGCAAGGCGGCCATGGTCTTTCACATGCTGCGCCACAAAGTCGGCGAGGACGTTTTCTGGGGTGGTCTGCGCGAGATGGCCGAAACGCGCATGTTCGACCGGGTCAGTTGGGGTGACTTCGCCGGCCTCTATTCCCGGTTGAGCGACACCGACCTGACCCCCTTTTTCGACCAGTGGGTGCGACGCGCGGGCGCCCCGATCCTCGCCCTGGAGGATGTCGAGGCACGGCGCGACGGGGATCAATGGCACCTCAGCGGACGACTGACGCAACAGGCGCGGCCCTTTGTGCTGCAACTGCCCTTGACTCTGGAAACCGAGGGTGAACCAACGGTTCAGTGGATTTCCCTGGATGGTCGCGACACCCGCTTCACAATGACCGTGGCCGATGCGCCCAAGCGGCTGCTGGTCGACCCGGACGCCCAGGTTTTTCGCCGGCTGCATCCCGCCGAGATCCCCGCCTCGGTCAACAGCATTCGGGGTTCCGAAAGACTGCTGGCGGTTCTCGCCGAGGATTTGCCGGCCTCCACCGCCGAAGCGGCACGCCTGATTCTTCAGGCTTTACGGCAGCAAGATGTGCGACTCCTGGAGGAAGACCAAGTTCGCCCCGAGCAGTTGCGCGACCACGACGTGCTTTTTCTTGGTTTGCCGCGCCGCTTCGCCGCACCTCTGCTCGACGGCACGGGCCTGAGCGTTGACCAGCAGGGTTTCGCCTTTGCGGGCGAACGTTTCGACGGGCCCCAGGCCGCGCTTTTCGCCGCGGTCACGCCTCAGGACGCACCCGATGCCCGCTGGGCCTATTTCATTCCCAATTCACCCGAGTCCGCCCGCGATGCCGCACGGCGCATCCCTCACTACGGGCGCGACAGCTACCTGATCTTCGACCAGGGTGAGAACCGCGCGCGCGGCACCTGGGAAATCCAGAATTCGCCGCTCATCCACAACTTTAACCTTTCGGAGTCAAACCCATGAAAATCCGTGGTTTTATTACTGCGCTGACGATTGCTTTCATGCTTTGCGCCGGCAGTGCCTGGGCGCACCCTCATATCTACGATCTGTCCACCAACCAGGAAATCGCCTTTGAAGACCTCATCACCGACCTTGCGAGCGCACAGGTCGTTTTCATCGGTGAATTGCATGATCATGAAGGTCATCACCGCATGCAGCTTGAAATCATCCGCGCCCTGCACGAACGCGGCCGCCCCATTGCCATCGGCCTGGAAATGTTTCAAATGGACTACCAGGGCGCCTTGGACAGGTGGGTCGCGGGAGAAATACCCGAAAACAACTTCTTGCTGATTTATCATCAGAATTGGAGCCTGTGGCCCCTGTATCGGCCCATCTTCCTGTACGCCCGCGACGAGGGCATTCCCATGGTGGGACTCAATATCCCGCGCGAAATCACCCGGCAGGTCGCACGTCACGGCTTTGAAAGTCTAGAATCGGAACAGTTGCGCGATCTGGACCTTACGGGATTCGCCTGCATCGTGGATCCGGCCTATGAGCAGTTCATCCGCCGCGCCCTGGGTATGCACAACCATGGCGACAACCGCAGCTTCACCCGTTTCTGCGAAGCGCAACTTCTCTGGGACAGGGCCATGGCCAACAATACCCTGGCCTTTCTGGAAGAGCATCCCGACCACACGGTGGTAGTCCTGGCCGGCAGCGGCCATTCCTGGAAATACGGCATCCCCACCCAGCTCGACAATCTGGCCGAGATCGATTATCGGGTGGTGTTGCCGGAAGTCCCGGGGCGCATCGACCGCCTCAGTGCGTCCAGCGACGACACCGACTACCTGTGGCTTGATTTCGGATCCGACGGCTGGCACGTCTGGAACGAATAATTGAAGCGCCGAAAAGGAGGCATCATGAAAGTCTGGCCTGGAAATCCTTACCCTTTGGGCTCAACCTATGACGGCGCCGGAACCAATTTCTCCCTGTTCTCCGAAATCGCCGAACGGGTGGAGTTGTGCCTCTTCGATCAGGAGGGACGCGAGACCCACATCGACATGCCGGAAGTCACCGGCTATTGTTGGCACGCCTACCTGCCCGGCGTCGAACCCGGGCAGCGTTACGGCTACCGCGTCCACGGACCCTGGAAACCCGAGGAGGGCCATCGCTGCAACCCGGCCAAGTTGCTTCTCGATCCCTACGCCAAAGCCATCGAGGGGCAGATCGAATGGGATGAAGCGGTGTTTCCCTATCGCTTCGACGAAGGTCCCGATTCCCTAAGCGATTTGGACAGTGCGCCTTTCGTGCCGCGCAGCGTTGTCCATCAACCTCATTTCGACTGGAATGGCGATCGGCGCCTGCAGCGCCCCTGGCACGAAACCATCATCTACGAAACCCACGTCAAGGGCTTTACCGCCCGCCATCCCGACATCCCCGAGGAGATTCGCGGCACCTACGCGGGCCTGGCACATCCCACCGCGATCAATTATTTGAAGGATCTGGGCATCACGGCGGTCGAACTGCTGCCGGTGCATCAATTCATCCATGACAAGCACCTTATCGACAAGGGTCTGCACAACTACTGGGGCTACAACAGCATCGGCTATTTCGCCCCGCACAACGAATATGCCGCCGACCAGCGCCCGGCGGCGGTCGTTGCCGAATTCAAGCAGATGGTCAAGGCGCTGCATCAGGCCGGCATCGAAGTGATTCTCGACGTGGTCTACAACCACACCGGCGAAGGCAACCACCAGGGTCCCATGTTGTCGTTCAAGGGGATCGACAACGCCTATTATTACCGCACCGTCGATGACGACCGGCGCTATTACATGGATTACACCGGCACCGGCAACAGCCTGCACATGCGCCACCCCCACGTGCTGCAACTGCTCATGGATTCGCTGCGCTATTGGGTCCTGGAGATGCACGTCGATGGCTTTCGCTTCGATCTCGCCTCGACCCTGGCGCGCGAGCTGCACGACGTCGATCGCCTCTCGGCGTTTTTTGATCTGATTCAGCAGGATCCGGTCATCAGCCAGGTCAAGCTCATCGCCGAACCCTGGGATGTGGGCGAAGGCGGTTATCAGGTAGGCAACTTCCCGCCCGTATGGTCGGAATGGAACGGCAAATACCGTGACTGCGCGCGTGACTTCTGGGCCGGGCGCGATGAGACCCTCGGCGAGTTCGCGGCCCGCTTCACCGGCAGCTCCGATCTCTACGAAAACACCACCCGCCTGCCCTTTGCCAGCATCAACTTCATCACCGCCCATGACGGCTTCACCCTCAACGACCTGGTCTCCTACGACCATAAGCACAACGAAGCCAACGGCGAGGACAACCGCGACGGCAGCGACCATGACGGTTCCTGGAACTGCGGGGCAGAAGGCCCCACCGACGACCCAGAAATCCTGGCCTTACGCGCCCGTCAGCAGCGCAACTTCATTACGACGCTGCTGCTTTCCCAGGGTGTCCCCATGCTGCTCGGCGGCGACGAGCTCGGCCGCACCCAGCAGGGCAACAACAACGCCTACTGCCAGGATAACGAAATCTCCTGGTTCGACTGGGAAAATGCCGACCAGGATTTGCTCGCTTTTACGCGCAAGCTTATTCGCTACTTTCACGACCATCCGGTGTTCCGCCGTCGCCGCTGGTTCCAGGGGCGCGAAATCCACGGCAAGGAAATCACCGATATCGCCTGGTTCACCATGGAAGGCACCCAGATGGGAGAAGAGCACTGGGGAGAGAGCTTCGCCAAATCCCTCGGCGTCTATCTCAACGGCAAAGCCATTCCCAATCCCAACCCCAAGGGCGATCCGGTCACCGACGACAGCTTCTACATCATCTTTAATGCCCACTACGAACCTTTATCCTTCAATTTACCCGACGAGGTTTGGGGTGAGCGTTGGAGAAAAGAGCTCGACACCGCCCGAGGTTGGATGGAAGAAGACGATATAATCCCGGCGGGAGGCAGCATCGAAGTCGAAGCGCGCTCCCTGGTGGTGCTGCGCCAGGGGTGACCGGCGTGACGGACACAAAGGACAAGCCGAGGGATACCGGCGATTCCTCAAGCCTCTTTCGACCGGGGCACAATTGCAGCGGCCTGGCCCGCGCGCGGCGGGTGACCTTTCTTATCGACGGCGCGGATTATTTTGCCGCCTTCCGCAAGGCGGCCGCGCAGGCCAAATCCTCGATCTACATCGTCGGCTGGGATATCCACAGCAGCATTCCCCTGGTTCCCGAGGAGGACCCCGAAGACGGCTTTCCGCGCGATCTGGGCGATTTCCTCAACGCGCTGGTCAAGCGCAACAAGGATCTCGAAGTCCATGTCCTGGCGTGGGACTTCGCCATGATCTATGCCTTGGACCGTGAATTCTTGCCCCTTTACCGTCCCGCCTGGTCATCCCATCGTCGCGTGCACTTCAAGCTCGACGCCAACCATCCTACCGGCGGATCGCACCACCAGAAAATCGTGGTCATCGACGACGCCCTGGCCTTCGTCGGCGGCCTCGATCTGACCACCAAGCGCTGGGACACCTCCGAGCATCGCCCCGACGATCCACGCCGCGTCACGCCCCAGGGTGAGCCCTACTGCCCCTTTCACGACCTGGAGATGATGGTCGACGGCGAAGCGGCGGCCGCCCTGGGTGAACTCGTGCGCGAACGCTGGCGCAAAAGCGGCGCCAAGGTGCCCAAGCCGCCCCGGCGGGTGAATTCCACCTCCCCCTGGCCATCCGATATCGAACATCAGGCCCAGGAGGTCGACATCGCCATCGCCCGCACCGAGCCGGGCGACAATCAGAACGCGCCGGTGCAGGAAATCAAGCATCTCTATCTGGATGCCATCGCAGCGGCCGAGCGCTTCATCTACATCGAAAACCAATATCTGACCGCCACGGAAATCGTCGAAGCCCTCGCCGATCGCCTGCGTCGGCCCAAGGGCCCGGAAATCGTTATTCTTTCGCGGGCCGGCGGGGGCGGCTGGATGGAACAAATGACCATGGGAGTGCTGCGGGCACGCT
Proteins encoded in this region:
- the msrA gene encoding peptide-methionine (S)-S-oxide reductase MsrA; translated protein: MEPTGDKIQKAIFAGGCFWCMEPPFRKLPGVIAVVSGYTGGTTPDPTYQEVCSGTTGHAEAVEITFDPQTLSYAQLLEVFWKNIDPTDEGGQFVDRGSQYRSAIFYLDEEQQRLAEDSRRQLEQSGRFQEPIKTEIVPATTFYPAEPYHQDYCNLNPVRYQIYRQGSGRDRFLRKVWEDDKGVKHP
- a CDS encoding M1 family metallopeptidase yields the protein MKSIRFALLMMAVGLAFAFFWQPVAEAADDPIVRHDLTVELFPAQGRLEAVSLLTLPRAGASARLFLSPQARVSEVTLNGASLPYNFIRGILNVRLPAEERGQSVTLEIHYAGRFADQPPQDPIMTEDPSFGVAAAITEQGTFLSGGSGWYPDPRLGNATWRLNLTAPPGYLAVTAGRLVEQTTTAEYSRSVWEEHIPLANLTVSAGPYEVQSIQVGEIPVSTYFYPHSQDLAQTYLDATREYLELFQDLFGPYPFEKFAVVENFFPTGYGFPSWTLLGSTVIRLPFILETSLGHEIAHSWWGTGVRVDTSQGNWSEGLTTYVADYLFLERRSAEQARDYRLRILRDYAALVTPERDFPLTRFLRRTDRPTQAVGYGKAAMVFHMLRHKVGEDVFWGGLREMAETRMFDRVSWGDFAGLYSRLSDTDLTPFFDQWVRRAGAPILALEDVEARRDGDQWHLSGRLTQQARPFVLQLPLTLETEGEPTVQWISLDGRDTRFTMTVADAPKRLLVDPDAQVFRRLHPAEIPASVNSIRGSERLLAVLAEDLPASTAEAARLILQALRQQDVRLLEEDQVRPEQLRDHDVLFLGLPRRFAAPLLDGTGLSVDQQGFAFAGERFDGPQAALFAAVTPQDAPDARWAYFIPNSPESARDAARRIPHYGRDSYLIFDQGENRARGTWEIQNSPLIHNFNLSESNP
- a CDS encoding ChaN family lipoprotein; the protein is MKIRGFITALTIAFMLCAGSAWAHPHIYDLSTNQEIAFEDLITDLASAQVVFIGELHDHEGHHRMQLEIIRALHERGRPIAIGLEMFQMDYQGALDRWVAGEIPENNFLLIYHQNWSLWPLYRPIFLYARDEGIPMVGLNIPREITRQVARHGFESLESEQLRDLDLTGFACIVDPAYEQFIRRALGMHNHGDNRSFTRFCEAQLLWDRAMANNTLAFLEEHPDHTVVVLAGSGHSWKYGIPTQLDNLAEIDYRVVLPEVPGRIDRLSASSDDTDYLWLDFGSDGWHVWNE
- the glgX gene encoding glycogen debranching protein GlgX translates to MKVWPGNPYPLGSTYDGAGTNFSLFSEIAERVELCLFDQEGRETHIDMPEVTGYCWHAYLPGVEPGQRYGYRVHGPWKPEEGHRCNPAKLLLDPYAKAIEGQIEWDEAVFPYRFDEGPDSLSDLDSAPFVPRSVVHQPHFDWNGDRRLQRPWHETIIYETHVKGFTARHPDIPEEIRGTYAGLAHPTAINYLKDLGITAVELLPVHQFIHDKHLIDKGLHNYWGYNSIGYFAPHNEYAADQRPAAVVAEFKQMVKALHQAGIEVILDVVYNHTGEGNHQGPMLSFKGIDNAYYYRTVDDDRRYYMDYTGTGNSLHMRHPHVLQLLMDSLRYWVLEMHVDGFRFDLASTLARELHDVDRLSAFFDLIQQDPVISQVKLIAEPWDVGEGGYQVGNFPPVWSEWNGKYRDCARDFWAGRDETLGEFAARFTGSSDLYENTTRLPFASINFITAHDGFTLNDLVSYDHKHNEANGEDNRDGSDHDGSWNCGAEGPTDDPEILALRARQQRNFITTLLLSQGVPMLLGGDELGRTQQGNNNAYCQDNEISWFDWENADQDLLAFTRKLIRYFHDHPVFRRRRWFQGREIHGKEITDIAWFTMEGTQMGEEHWGESFAKSLGVYLNGKAIPNPNPKGDPVTDDSFYIIFNAHYEPLSFNLPDEVWGERWRKELDTARGWMEEDDIIPAGGSIEVEARSLVVLRQG